Proteins encoded within one genomic window of Triticum aestivum cultivar Chinese Spring chromosome 2D, IWGSC CS RefSeq v2.1, whole genome shotgun sequence:
- the LOC123055385 gene encoding small glutamine-rich tetratricopeptide repeat-containing protein encodes MGNMTRSDSPVSRRIVLSFLDFLNSVELAPGADPEALEVAKDCLESLFSINSSSTSERIQPGLLLELFTSLQANEQDRARPDPVSRSVSNKPSCSASTSNIQEESNKCTTSNSEGQAEETFDLDHAGDELFAKFYAALDEINFFKASPAGAEDPDQLSKASQFFDDALLEVRKSGRQVASLVDLAEFFKSKGNDFMRSKQHLKAVELYTGAIALSRKNAIYYCNRAAAYTLLNMCNEAVEDCLKSIEIDPNYSKAYSRLGSAYFAMGNFHDALHKGYLKASELEPSNENVRLNIEATKRKLAEQQAAPGQNTHGPHSWFGGQASGGAPFTVFPPGSAPPPPEFFNMMNRGSGNGQQPPPHSVNINLNDFFGHANVNGNAQGPPSGNPGTHTPSAPFPSVPFPSAPFPASAGVPPAFPFMGSGTEANHAQQASGGHGGGHSEPGAQTDAGIHINIGESMVSPEQAAEALRAVMQMFGPQMGPNEGGGAPRGPPPPPGSI; translated from the exons ATGGGGAACATGACCCGGTCGGACTCCCCCGTCTCGCGCCGCATCGTCCTCTCCTTCCTCGACTTCCTCAACT CAGTTGAGTTAGCTCCTGGGGCTGACCCTGAAGCTCTTGAAGTCGCTAAGGATTGCCTGGAGTCCCTTTTTAGCATCAACTCATCATCAACCAGTGAGAGGATACAGCCAGGACTTCTACTTGAACTCTTTACTTCTCTGCAAGCTAATGAACAAGATAGGGCAAGACCAGATCCCGTGTCACGATCAGTGTCAAACAAACCTTCCTGCAGTGCAAGCACTTCCAATATCCAAGAAGAGTCAAATAAATGTACAACATCAAAT AGTGAAGGCCAAGCGGAAGAAACCTTTGACCTAG ATCATGCAGGAGATGAGCTCTTTGCAAAATTCTATGCTGCGCTTGATGAAATAAATTTCTTCAAGGCATCACCAGCTGGTGCTGAGGATCCTGATCAACTTTCAAAAGCATCACAATTCTTCGATGATGCATTACTG GAGGTGCGCAAGTCGGGAAGACAAGTGGCAAGCTTAGttgaccttgcagaattctttaaATCAAAAG gcaatgacttcatgagaTCAAAACAACACCTAAAAGCTGTTGAGCTGTACACCGGTGCCATTGCATTGAGCAGAAAGAATGCCATTTACTATTGTAACAG GGCTGCTGCATATACACTTCTTAATATGTGCAATGAAGCTGTTGAGGACTGCCTGAAGTCAATTGAAATTGATCCGAACTACAGCAAAGCATATAGCCGGCTTGGATCCGCTTATTTTGCAATGGGGAATTTTCATGATGCTTTACACAAGGGATACTTGAAAG CCTCTGAACTTGAGCCTAGCAATGAAAATGTTCGACTGAATATTGAG GCCACCAAAAGGAAGCTGGCTGAACAGCAAGCTGCACCAGGACAG AACACACATGGACCTCATTCATGGTTTGGTGGCCAGGCAAGCGGTGGTGCTCCTTTCACAGTATTCCCACCTGGAAGTGCTCCACCTCCTCCTGAATTCTTCAATATGATGAACCGTGGGTCTGGTAATGGGCAACAGCCACCTCCGCACTCCGTAAATATAAATCTGAACGACTTCTTTGGTCATGCAAACGTCAATGGGAATGCCCAAGGACCACCGTCCGGGAATCCAGGCACCCATACCCCATCAGCTCCTTTCCCATCAGTTCCTTTCCCATCAGCTCCTTTCCCAGCCAGCGCTGGAGTCCCTCCAGCTTTTCCCTTCATGGGCTCAGGCACCGAAGCAAACCATGCACAGCAGGCTTCAGGCGGACATGGAGGAGGGCACAGTGAACCAGGTGCCCAGACAGACGCTGGCATCCACATAAATATTGGGGAGAGCATGGTGAGCCCAGAGCAGGCTGCTGAGGCTCTGAGAGCTGTGATGCAGATGTTTGGACCGCAGATGGGTCCCAATGAAGGCGGTGGTGCGCCTAGAG ggccaccaccaccacctggttCAATCTGA